A region from the Achromobacter seleniivolatilans genome encodes:
- a CDS encoding LysE family translocator, which produces MQTATLITYSLVAAASVISPGPATMLAIRNGAAGGVRAVVPSTLGNVTGLFLLSAAAMLGLGVVLQSSAMLFTILKVAGAAYLIYVGLRHLLGRAHIAPPDDLATATMQRRPGRLYLEATFVAAMNPKPILFFTALFPQFLNAHEPLLPQFFILTGIFMAMSLVSLLTYGALARRARGLLRQPRIVVWLNRLVGSIFVAFGLALLRLKRSAG; this is translated from the coding sequence ATGCAAACCGCCACTCTCATAACCTACTCGCTAGTAGCCGCAGCAAGCGTCATCAGTCCCGGTCCCGCCACCATGCTGGCGATTCGCAATGGCGCGGCGGGTGGCGTGCGCGCGGTGGTGCCGTCCACACTGGGAAATGTCACCGGTCTGTTCCTGCTGTCAGCGGCGGCCATGTTGGGCCTGGGCGTGGTGCTGCAATCGTCGGCCATGTTATTCACAATCTTGAAAGTGGCAGGCGCCGCCTATCTGATCTATGTAGGCCTGCGCCACCTGCTCGGGCGCGCCCATATTGCGCCGCCGGACGACTTGGCGACCGCCACGATGCAGCGCCGCCCCGGCCGTCTGTACCTGGAAGCCACGTTCGTGGCCGCCATGAATCCCAAGCCCATCCTGTTTTTTACCGCGTTGTTTCCACAATTTCTGAACGCGCACGAACCCTTGCTGCCGCAGTTCTTCATCCTGACCGGCATCTTCATGGCCATGTCGCTGGTATCCCTGCTGACCTACGGTGCGCTGGCCCGCCGCGCCCGCGGCCTGCTGCGCCAGCCCCGGATTGTGGTGTGGCTAAATCGCCTGGTCGGATCTATTTTTGTCGCGTTTGGCTTGGCGCTGCTGCGGTTGAAGCGGTCTGCCGGTTAA
- the glyA gene encoding serine hydroxymethyltransferase, with product MFDRNLTLSKADPDVWAAIQKEDVRQEQHIELIASENYASPAVMEAQGTQLTNKYAEGYPGKRYYGGCEYVDVVEQLAIDRLKEIFGAEAANVQPNSGSQANQGVYMAVLKPGDTVLGMSLAEGGHLTHGASVNASGKLYNFISYGLDADEVLNYDQVEQLAKEHKPKLIVAGASAYALHIDFERMARIARENGALFMVDIAHYAGLVAGGAYPNPVPHADFVTSTTHKSLRGPRGGVIMMKAEHEKIINSAIFPGIQGGPLMHVIAGKAVAFKEALEPSFKDYAQQVVKNAKVLADTLVKRGLRIVSGRTESHVMLVDLRSKGITGKEAEAVLGQAHITVNKNAIPNDPEKPFVTSGIRLGTPAMTTRGFTEADAELTANLIADVLDNPRDEANIAAVRARVNELTSRLPVYGTK from the coding sequence ATGTTTGACCGCAACCTCACCCTGTCCAAGGCTGACCCGGACGTTTGGGCCGCCATCCAGAAGGAAGACGTTCGCCAAGAGCAGCACATTGAGCTGATCGCTTCGGAGAACTACGCCAGCCCGGCCGTCATGGAAGCCCAAGGCACGCAGCTTACGAACAAGTACGCCGAAGGCTATCCGGGCAAGCGCTACTACGGCGGTTGCGAATACGTGGACGTGGTTGAACAACTGGCCATCGACCGCCTGAAGGAAATCTTCGGCGCCGAAGCTGCCAACGTGCAGCCGAACTCCGGTTCGCAGGCCAACCAAGGCGTGTACATGGCTGTGCTCAAGCCGGGCGACACCGTGCTGGGCATGAGCCTGGCTGAAGGCGGCCACCTGACGCACGGCGCGTCGGTCAACGCTTCGGGCAAGCTGTACAACTTCATCTCGTACGGTCTGGACGCCGATGAAGTCCTGAACTACGACCAAGTCGAACAACTGGCCAAAGAACACAAGCCCAAGCTGATCGTGGCTGGCGCTTCGGCTTACGCCCTGCATATCGACTTCGAACGCATGGCCCGCATTGCCCGTGAAAACGGCGCGCTGTTCATGGTCGACATCGCTCACTACGCCGGTCTGGTCGCCGGCGGCGCCTACCCCAACCCGGTTCCGCACGCTGACTTCGTCACCTCGACGACGCACAAGTCGCTGCGCGGTCCGCGCGGCGGCGTCATCATGATGAAGGCCGAGCACGAGAAGATCATCAACTCGGCAATCTTCCCCGGCATCCAAGGCGGTCCGCTGATGCACGTCATCGCTGGCAAGGCCGTGGCGTTCAAGGAAGCGCTGGAACCCAGCTTCAAGGACTACGCGCAGCAAGTGGTCAAGAACGCCAAGGTGCTGGCTGACACGCTGGTCAAGCGCGGCCTGCGCATTGTGTCTGGCCGTACTGAAAGCCACGTCATGCTGGTGGACCTGCGTTCCAAGGGCATCACGGGCAAGGAAGCGGAAGCCGTTCTGGGCCAGGCCCACATCACGGTCAACAAGAACGCGATCCCGAATGATCCGGAAAAGCCCTTCGTGACCAGCGGCATCCGTCTGGGCACGCCGGCAATGACGACCCGTGGTTTCACGGAAGCCGACGCCGAACTGACCGCCAACCTGATCGCCGACGTGCTGGACAATCCGCGTGATGAAGCCAACATTGCCGCCGTACGCGCTCGCGTCAACGAATTGACTTCGCGTCTGCCGGTTTACGGCACGAAGTAA
- a CDS encoding helix-turn-helix domain-containing protein, translating to MKDIDTEIRRVTPAGANIFLELGFPPVEADRLLAASNKQINDAKALKEQLMAELASWIEQHHLKQAEAAQILMISRPRVSDVVNKKTAKFTMDALVEMLGRAGKAIQLNVTTATP from the coding sequence ATGAAGGACATCGATACTGAAATTCGCCGTGTGACCCCGGCGGGAGCCAATATTTTCCTGGAATTAGGATTTCCGCCTGTCGAGGCCGACCGCCTGCTTGCCGCGTCCAACAAGCAGATCAACGACGCGAAAGCCTTGAAAGAGCAACTAATGGCTGAGCTGGCGTCTTGGATTGAACAACATCATTTGAAGCAGGCTGAGGCCGCTCAAATTCTGATGATCTCTCGGCCGCGCGTGTCCGATGTCGTGAACAAGAAAACCGCCAAGTTCACCATGGACGCTTTGGTGGAGATGCTTGGGCGTGCCGGCAAAGCGATTCAGCTCAACGTGACAACGGCTACGCCATGA
- the tyrS gene encoding tyrosine--tRNA ligase, with translation MSPSEAPITPEVEADLRIAKRGCDELLVEAEFARKLAKSRATGVPLRIKLGLDPTAPDIHLGHTVVLNKMRQLQDLGHNVIFLIGDFTSTIGDPSGRNSTRPPLTREQIESNAKTYYAQASLVLDPARTEIRYNSEWCDPLGARGMIQLASRYTVARMMEREDFTKRFKGGIPISVHEFLYPLMQGYDSVALKSDLELGGTDQKFNLLVGRELQKEYGQEPQCILTMPLLVGTDGVEKMSKSKGNYIGISESPDSMFGKLMSISDTLMWRYFELLSFRTLEDIAGLKQEIDGGRNPRDAKVMLAQEIITRFHSAKAAEDALASFEARFRDGAIPEDMPEVNIGGAPVGILKLLREAGLVASGSEAQRNVEQGGVRVNGDRVEDKSLQLPAGTYVVQVGKRKFARVNLNS, from the coding sequence ATGTCACCCTCAGAAGCCCCTATTACTCCCGAAGTTGAAGCTGATCTGCGTATAGCCAAGCGCGGATGCGATGAGCTGCTGGTTGAAGCGGAATTTGCCCGCAAGCTGGCCAAGAGCCGCGCCACCGGCGTGCCTCTGCGCATCAAACTGGGGCTGGATCCCACCGCGCCGGACATCCACCTGGGTCACACCGTGGTGCTGAACAAGATGCGCCAGCTGCAGGATCTGGGTCACAACGTCATTTTCTTGATTGGCGATTTCACCTCCACCATTGGAGACCCCAGCGGCCGCAACAGCACGCGTCCGCCGCTCACGCGCGAACAGATCGAATCCAATGCCAAGACCTACTATGCGCAGGCTAGTTTGGTGCTGGACCCGGCGCGCACCGAGATCCGTTACAACTCTGAGTGGTGCGATCCGCTGGGCGCACGCGGCATGATTCAGCTGGCCTCCCGTTACACGGTGGCCCGCATGATGGAACGCGAAGACTTCACCAAGCGGTTCAAGGGCGGCATCCCGATCTCGGTACATGAATTTTTGTATCCGCTGATGCAGGGTTACGACTCGGTGGCGCTTAAGTCCGATCTGGAGCTGGGGGGCACCGATCAGAAGTTCAACCTGCTGGTTGGACGCGAGCTGCAAAAAGAGTATGGCCAGGAGCCGCAGTGCATCTTGACGATGCCGCTGCTGGTTGGCACCGACGGCGTAGAGAAAATGTCCAAGTCCAAGGGCAACTACATCGGTATTTCGGAGTCGCCCGATTCGATGTTCGGCAAGCTCATGTCGATTTCCGACACGCTGATGTGGCGCTATTTCGAATTGCTGTCCTTCCGCACCCTGGAAGACATCGCGGGTCTCAAGCAAGAGATCGATGGCGGCCGCAACCCGCGGGATGCGAAAGTGATGCTGGCTCAGGAAATCATCACCCGCTTCCATTCCGCGAAGGCAGCGGAGGATGCGCTGGCCTCGTTCGAAGCCCGTTTCCGCGATGGCGCCATTCCGGAAGATATGCCCGAAGTGAATATCGGCGGCGCGCCGGTGGGAATTTTGAAATTGTTGCGCGAAGCGGGGCTGGTCGCGTCTGGGTCAGAAGCGCAGCGCAACGTGGAGCAGGGCGGCGTGCGCGTGAATGGCGATCGCGTGGAAGACAAATCGTTGCAATTGCCGGCGGGGACTTACGTTGTTCAGGTGGGCAAGCGCAAGTTCGCCCGTGTTAACTTGAACTCGTAA
- a CDS encoding YbhB/YbcL family Raf kinase inhibitor-like protein codes for MKLSSLSFSDHESIPERYAFGRIDAQSHVALADNYNPQFSWDDVPAGTQSFALICHDPDVPSRPDDVNQDGREVPADLPRVDFFHWVLVDLAADMRDIEEGAFSNGITPRGKGGPLAPLDARQGINSYSSWFANDHDMSGDYFGYDGPCPPWNDAIVHRYVFTLYALDVPSLNLNGAFTGDDALRAMQKHVLAQASITGTYTLNPRLAPKQIGATST; via the coding sequence ATGAAACTCTCGAGTTTGTCTTTTTCCGATCACGAGTCAATTCCCGAACGCTACGCTTTCGGCAGGATTGATGCGCAATCGCACGTCGCGCTGGCAGACAACTACAACCCGCAGTTTTCCTGGGACGATGTTCCGGCGGGAACGCAGTCGTTTGCGCTGATCTGTCACGACCCCGACGTGCCTTCCCGGCCCGATGACGTCAACCAGGACGGCCGTGAAGTGCCGGCCGATCTGCCACGCGTGGATTTCTTCCATTGGGTGCTGGTGGACCTGGCGGCCGACATGCGAGACATCGAGGAAGGCGCCTTTTCCAATGGCATTACGCCACGCGGAAAGGGCGGCCCCTTGGCGCCGCTGGATGCGCGCCAAGGCATCAATTCGTATTCCTCATGGTTCGCCAATGACCACGACATGAGCGGCGACTACTTCGGTTACGACGGCCCATGCCCGCCCTGGAACGATGCAATCGTGCATCGCTACGTGTTCACGCTGTACGCGCTGGATGTGCCCAGCCTGAATCTGAATGGCGCGTTCACGGGCGACGACGCGCTGCGGGCCATGCAAAAACACGTGCTGGCGCAGGCATCGATTACGGGTACCTACACCTTGAATCCCAGGCTGGCGCCGAAGCAAATCGGAGCTACGTCCACCTGA
- the nrdR gene encoding transcriptional regulator NrdR, whose translation MRCPFCGNADTQVVDSRVSEEGDAIRRRRRCQSCDKRFTTYERVELALPSVVKRNGSRSEYDPTKLRASLSLALRKRPVSTEDVDAAVARIEEQLLATGLREVPTEHIGELVMNELRKLDKVAYVRFASVYKSFEDIGEFVEAIREMQGPLLPGKLRKE comes from the coding sequence ATGCGGTGTCCATTTTGCGGCAATGCCGACACGCAGGTCGTTGATAGCCGCGTCTCGGAAGAAGGGGACGCCATTCGCCGTCGCCGCCGCTGCCAGTCCTGTGACAAGCGGTTCACGACCTACGAACGGGTAGAACTCGCCCTGCCTTCGGTCGTGAAGCGCAATGGCAGCCGCAGCGAATATGATCCAACCAAATTGCGCGCCAGCCTGAGTCTGGCGCTGCGCAAGCGTCCCGTCAGCACAGAAGACGTGGATGCCGCCGTGGCACGCATTGAAGAACAACTGTTGGCCACAGGCCTGCGTGAGGTGCCGACAGAGCACATTGGCGAGCTCGTCATGAACGAACTGCGCAAGCTGGACAAGGTGGCGTATGTGCGGTTTGCCTCGGTCTATAAAAGCTTTGAGGACATCGGCGAATTCGTCGAGGCCATCCGCG
- a CDS encoding type II toxin-antitoxin system RelE/ParE family toxin, whose amino-acid sequence MASEKAIIWIGSSYSDLLKFPGDVRRQAGFQLSKIQWGLEPDDWKAFDNAGSGLREIRIRELAGEFRIMIVAKFEEALYVLHCFHKTSRATSHRDKDIVSARYRAVLNARRGGK is encoded by the coding sequence ATGGCATCGGAAAAGGCAATTATTTGGATCGGCTCTTCATACTCGGATCTGCTGAAATTTCCGGGCGATGTCCGGCGCCAAGCGGGTTTTCAATTGAGCAAGATCCAATGGGGGTTGGAACCTGATGATTGGAAGGCGTTTGATAACGCCGGAAGCGGCTTGCGAGAAATACGAATTCGAGAGCTCGCTGGCGAATTTCGCATCATGATAGTCGCCAAGTTTGAAGAGGCACTCTACGTCTTGCATTGCTTTCATAAGACGTCCCGTGCCACCAGTCATCGCGACAAGGACATCGTGAGCGCGCGCTATCGGGCAGTGCTCAATGCACGGAGAGGCGGGAAATGA
- a CDS encoding M23 family metallopeptidase, with protein MNRGLHELASSIKRKVAALFAPVEPKPHRSGLFRRTLLVSAIGLFAGAAALGMVQQPDRTELPQTRIIQSVLPLTADQVEVSSPSAAPYISETRIRAGDTLAAVLQRLELDAPNLQTFLTHDASARSIYKLYPGRSVQAATDEQGNLIWLRYIHTPGNETDGQVVTRMLHVAPAGDSYKAEEVTESTDRQTRVAVGTIKSSLFGATDAAGIPDSVTMQMADILSAKIDFLRDLRQGDQFRVVYEVRSHDGRYAGAGRVLALEFINGGKTYSAVWFSPDEKSGSYYDFDGTSLRGAFLRTALKFSRISSTFGMRMHPIHKTWTGHKGVDYAAPTGTPIHSTADGTVEFSGWQNGYGNVVIVKHHGKYSTLYAHQSRIAEGITKGSKISQGQLLGYVGSTGWATGPHLHYEFRVDNQPIDPLAVDLPVARALEPAEVRAFNQAVAPYKQQIQLLTEFQQTLPDSLTNVASR; from the coding sequence ATGAATCGTGGCCTCCACGAACTGGCGAGTAGCATCAAACGCAAAGTTGCTGCCCTGTTTGCGCCCGTTGAGCCCAAGCCCCATCGCTCGGGACTTTTCCGCCGCACGCTTCTCGTCAGCGCAATCGGTCTGTTTGCAGGCGCCGCCGCTCTAGGCATGGTGCAGCAACCTGACCGCACTGAACTTCCCCAGACCCGCATCATCCAAAGCGTCTTGCCACTGACCGCCGACCAAGTCGAAGTCAGCAGCCCGAGCGCCGCGCCGTACATCAGCGAGACCCGCATTCGTGCCGGCGACACGCTGGCTGCGGTGCTGCAACGCCTGGAGCTGGACGCCCCCAACCTTCAGACCTTCCTGACGCACGACGCCAGCGCCCGCAGCATCTACAAGCTGTACCCGGGCCGCTCGGTGCAAGCCGCGACGGACGAGCAAGGCAATCTGATCTGGCTGCGTTACATCCACACGCCCGGCAACGAGACGGATGGCCAGGTCGTGACGCGCATGCTGCACGTTGCGCCTGCGGGCGACAGCTACAAGGCTGAAGAAGTCACTGAAAGCACTGATCGCCAGACCCGCGTCGCCGTGGGCACGATCAAGTCTTCACTGTTTGGCGCAACGGACGCCGCTGGCATCCCCGATTCGGTCACCATGCAGATGGCCGACATCCTCAGCGCCAAGATCGACTTCCTGCGCGATCTGCGCCAAGGCGATCAGTTCCGCGTGGTCTACGAAGTGCGTTCGCACGACGGCCGCTACGCCGGCGCTGGCCGCGTGCTGGCCCTGGAATTCATCAACGGCGGCAAGACCTACAGCGCTGTCTGGTTCAGCCCCGACGAGAAAAGCGGTTCGTACTACGACTTCGACGGCACCAGCCTGCGCGGCGCGTTCCTGCGTACCGCCCTGAAGTTCAGCCGGATCAGCTCGACGTTCGGCATGCGGATGCACCCCATCCACAAGACCTGGACGGGCCACAAGGGCGTGGATTACGCCGCGCCGACTGGCACGCCGATCCACTCCACCGCCGATGGCACGGTCGAATTCTCGGGATGGCAGAACGGCTACGGCAACGTGGTCATCGTGAAGCATCACGGCAAGTACTCGACGCTGTACGCTCACCAGAGCCGCATTGCCGAAGGCATCACCAAGGGCTCGAAGATCTCGCAAGGCCAGTTGCTGGGTTATGTCGGTTCCACCGGCTGGGCTACCGGCCCGCACCTGCATTATGAGTTCCGCGTGGATAATCAGCCGATCGACCCGCTGGCTGTGGACCTGCCCGTCGCTCGCGCTCTGGAACCCGCGGAAGTTCGCGCGTTCAATCAGGC